In a genomic window of uncultured Flavobacterium sp.:
- a CDS encoding glycosyltransferase family A protein — protein sequence MITILYIYRNRELERVKRSLDSLIAQNNQEFKVVFIDYGSSASVASEITKLISNYSFVTYHYTYCSSQLWSRAKAINIGLHLVETDFVFIADIDMIFSPDFVQTMENIKSPKQSVFFKVGFLSEKGTQIHKQFQDYEIVHESSPGAQGLSLFPTEALLKIRGFDEFFHLWGSEDEDVHARLKMIDLDVRFFDEKILMLHQWHVTYRNSLNKKLTTILQHDTIARINQEHCRMNLVFKNCIVNNENWGNSINKDQFEALAKPDVCLQLSNKKEEINNFLFSVLHKFDVKVLEVLILEDSYTKTLKYHAKKMLGKTVPEYYTLKEINDTIILHIISFYSDAAYKYVVAEDLKSIKLTIQL from the coding sequence ATGATAACCATCTTGTATATTTATAGAAATCGCGAATTAGAAAGAGTTAAGCGCTCTTTAGATTCATTGATTGCACAAAATAATCAAGAGTTCAAAGTTGTTTTTATTGATTATGGTTCTTCTGCTTCAGTGGCTTCTGAAATAACAAAATTAATTTCTAATTATTCTTTTGTAACGTATCATTATACTTATTGTAGTTCGCAACTCTGGTCGCGTGCAAAAGCAATCAATATAGGATTACATTTGGTAGAAACTGATTTTGTTTTTATTGCCGATATTGACATGATTTTTTCACCTGATTTTGTTCAGACCATGGAAAATATCAAAAGTCCTAAACAATCTGTTTTTTTTAAAGTTGGATTTTTAAGCGAAAAAGGAACTCAAATCCATAAACAATTTCAAGATTACGAAATTGTACATGAAAGTTCTCCCGGAGCACAAGGATTATCTTTGTTCCCAACAGAAGCATTACTTAAAATAAGAGGTTTTGACGAGTTTTTTCATTTGTGGGGAAGTGAAGATGAAGATGTTCATGCCCGACTAAAAATGATTGATTTGGATGTTCGTTTTTTTGACGAAAAGATTTTAATGCTCCATCAATGGCATGTTACCTACAGAAATTCTTTGAATAAAAAACTAACAACCATTTTACAACATGATACAATTGCAAGAATAAATCAGGAACATTGTCGAATGAATTTGGTATTTAAAAATTGTATTGTAAATAATGAAAACTGGGGAAATAGTATAAATAAAGATCAGTTTGAAGCCTTGGCGAAACCAGATGTTTGCTTACAGTTGTCGAATAAAAAAGAGGAAATAAATAATTTTTTATTTTCTGTATTACATAAATTTGATGTAAAAGTTTTAGAAGTTCTAATATTGGAAGATTCTTATACTAAAACTTTAAAATATCACGCTAAGAAAATGCTTGGAAAGACCGTTCCTGAATATTATACGTTAAAAGAGATAAATGATACAATTATATTGCATATAATATCTTTTTATTCAGATGCAGCGTACAAGTATGTTGTTGCAGAAGATTTAAAAAGTATTAAGCTAACAATACAATTATAA
- a CDS encoding glycosyltransferase family 2 protein: protein MNNLISIIIPTYNREHLISETLDSIIKQNYTNWECIVVDDGSTDNTDEVLKKYCENDTRFQYHQRPADRLKGANACRNYGFELSKGKYVKWFDSDDIMHPDFLEKQVTTLEQDKDLDFCVCLSLTFYENSEIVTENKANRNLEHSLILGYLVKNHYFLTAAPLWKREYLEGKELFDETLFDSHESDFHLRMLLYYPKYIYTNDFLFSVRRGNTSITQNAQNKRLSLESKIVFFLKVKKLIRKQKVEDYLLINEYLTFRISSIIYELCLLTSRFEIIKKYKQNIFNLIFRNNIALDKKCKLATGFMLLLFLGKGYGFLRGNLNIREAITN from the coding sequence TTGAACAATTTGATCTCCATTATTATTCCAACGTACAATCGTGAGCACTTAATTAGTGAAACACTTGATAGTATTATCAAGCAAAATTATACGAATTGGGAATGTATTGTAGTAGATGATGGATCTACAGATAATACCGATGAAGTTTTAAAAAAGTATTGTGAAAATGATACCAGATTTCAATATCATCAAAGACCAGCTGACAGATTAAAAGGCGCAAACGCATGTAGAAACTACGGTTTCGAATTATCAAAAGGGAAGTATGTAAAGTGGTTTGATAGCGACGATATTATGCATCCTGATTTTCTCGAAAAACAAGTTACTACTTTAGAACAAGATAAGGATTTAGATTTTTGTGTTTGTCTCTCGTTGACTTTTTATGAAAATTCTGAGATTGTTACAGAAAACAAAGCAAACAGAAATCTGGAGCATAGCTTAATATTGGGTTATTTGGTTAAAAATCATTATTTTCTAACAGCTGCTCCATTATGGAAAAGAGAATATCTGGAAGGAAAAGAGCTATTTGATGAAACCTTATTTGACTCTCATGAATCAGATTTTCATTTAAGAATGTTACTTTATTATCCTAAGTATATTTATACAAATGATTTTCTTTTTTCGGTAAGAAGAGGCAATACAAGTATTACTCAAAACGCACAAAATAAAAGATTAAGCCTGGAATCTAAAATTGTATTTTTCTTAAAAGTAAAAAAACTAATTAGGAAACAAAAAGTCGAAGATTATCTTTTAATAAATGAGTATTTGACTTTTAGAATTTCCAGCATTATATATGAGTTGTGTTTGTTGACTTCCAGATTTGAAATTATTAAAAAGTACAAGCAAAATATATTTAATTTGATTTTTAGAAATAACATTGCTTTAGATAAAAAATGTAAACTTGCCACAGGATTCATGTTACTTCTTTTTCTGGGTAAAGGTTATGGGTTTTTAAGAGGAAATTTGAATATTAGAGAAGCAATCACAAATTAG
- the neuC gene encoding UDP-N-acetylglucosamine 2-epimerase, with product MSDKRKIAVVITARPSYSRVKTVLKAIQTHPDLQLQLVVAASALLDRYGSAVNYIEKDGFVIDAKVFNVLEGENLTAAAKTTGIGILELSTVFDNLKPDIVVTVADRFETMATAIAASYMNIPLAHIQGGEVTGNIDEKVRHAITKLSDYHFVASDSAKERVIKLGENPEFVFNTGCPSIDIAQKVANNDSLTFNPYEKYGGVGSEPDLKNGYIVVMQHPVTNEYQDSRKHIEATLRAIQKIDKPTLWFWPNVDAGADGTSTGIRSFREKYKMENVHFFKNMEGDDFLNLLHSSLCLIGNSSVGIRECAYLGVPAINIGSRQNRRDRGENVVDVTYDENEIIDAITGVLAKNNRTRSNVYGDGGAGNKIAQLLQDLPLLFHKTITY from the coding sequence ATGAGCGATAAAAGAAAAATAGCAGTTGTAATTACTGCAAGACCATCCTATAGTAGAGTAAAAACAGTTTTAAAAGCGATTCAAACTCATCCTGATCTTCAATTGCAATTAGTAGTTGCTGCTTCTGCTTTGTTAGATCGATATGGTTCTGCGGTTAATTATATTGAAAAAGACGGTTTTGTTATTGATGCAAAAGTGTTTAATGTATTAGAAGGTGAAAATTTAACTGCTGCTGCTAAAACTACCGGAATTGGTATTTTAGAATTATCAACCGTTTTCGATAATTTAAAACCAGATATCGTTGTGACCGTTGCTGACAGGTTTGAAACAATGGCAACAGCAATCGCAGCTTCATATATGAATATTCCTTTGGCACATATTCAAGGCGGAGAAGTTACCGGAAATATTGATGAAAAAGTACGTCACGCAATTACAAAATTATCAGATTATCATTTTGTGGCATCTGATAGTGCAAAAGAGAGAGTGATTAAATTAGGAGAAAATCCTGAATTTGTTTTCAATACAGGTTGCCCTTCGATTGATATTGCACAAAAAGTGGCTAATAATGATAGCTTGACTTTTAATCCATATGAAAAGTATGGCGGAGTTGGTTCAGAACCAGATTTAAAAAATGGTTATATCGTAGTTATGCAACATCCTGTAACCAATGAATATCAGGATTCCAGAAAACATATCGAAGCGACATTAAGAGCAATTCAAAAAATAGACAAACCAACACTTTGGTTTTGGCCAAACGTTGATGCCGGCGCAGATGGAACTTCTACCGGAATCCGTTCTTTTCGTGAGAAATATAAAATGGAAAATGTTCATTTCTTCAAAAACATGGAAGGTGATGATTTCCTGAATTTATTACATAGTTCACTTTGTTTAATTGGAAATTCAAGCGTTGGAATCAGAGAATGCGCTTATCTTGGAGTTCCTGCAATTAACATTGGTTCGCGTCAAAACCGACGTGATCGAGGCGAAAATGTAGTCGATGTAACATATGACGAGAATGAAATTATTGATGCAATTACTGGTGTTTTAGCCAAAAATAACAGAACCAGATCAAATGTTTATGGAGATGGCGGCGCAGGAAATAAAATTGCTCAATTGCTGCAAGACTTACCTTTATTGTTTCATAAAACAATTACTTATTAA
- a CDS encoding N-acetylneuraminate synthase family protein, which produces MHKPYLIAEIGQAHEGSLGILHSYIDALADTGIHAVKFQMHIAEAESSAFEPFRIKFSYEDETRYDYWKRMQFTLEQWKEIKSHCDEVGLDFICSPFSNMAVDWLEEIGVASYKIGSGEVNNFLLLKKIAQTKKTVIISSGMSSLKELDLTVEFLKKNEVDFSILQCTTSYPTQPEQFGLNIIQEMKERYGARVGFSDHSAKIATNIAAVALGAEILEFHVIFDRRMFGPDSKSSLTIDEVKQLVSDVNMIQIAIQNPVNKNDNLEFSTIKSIFEKSLAVNKSLLSGHILTFEDLEAKKPKGYGIEASQFENVIGKKLTRSMSKWDFLNESDLE; this is translated from the coding sequence ATGCATAAACCTTATCTTATCGCCGAAATAGGTCAGGCACATGAAGGAAGTTTAGGGATTTTACATTCCTATATAGATGCATTGGCAGATACTGGTATTCATGCAGTTAAATTTCAGATGCATATTGCAGAAGCTGAAAGTAGTGCTTTTGAACCATTCAGAATAAAATTTTCTTACGAAGATGAAACCCGATACGATTATTGGAAGAGAATGCAATTTACATTAGAGCAATGGAAAGAAATTAAAAGTCATTGCGATGAAGTAGGATTAGATTTCATTTGTTCTCCATTTAGCAATATGGCGGTAGATTGGCTTGAAGAAATTGGAGTTGCATCTTATAAAATAGGATCAGGAGAAGTTAATAACTTTCTTTTATTAAAAAAGATTGCTCAAACCAAGAAAACCGTAATAATTTCTTCAGGAATGAGCAGCTTGAAAGAATTAGATCTTACCGTAGAATTTCTGAAAAAAAATGAAGTTGATTTTTCAATACTTCAATGTACAACTTCTTATCCAACTCAACCGGAACAATTTGGGTTGAATATTATTCAGGAGATGAAAGAAAGATATGGAGCAAGAGTTGGTTTTTCAGATCATTCGGCTAAAATTGCTACGAATATTGCTGCAGTAGCGTTAGGCGCAGAAATTTTAGAATTTCATGTGATTTTTGATCGTAGAATGTTTGGTCCGGATTCAAAATCTTCGTTGACTATTGATGAGGTAAAACAATTGGTTTCGGATGTTAATATGATACAAATTGCGATTCAGAATCCAGTTAATAAAAATGATAATCTTGAATTCTCAACCATAAAAAGTATATTTGAAAAATCTTTGGCGGTCAATAAATCTTTGCTGTCTGGCCATATTCTTACGTTTGAAGATTTAGAAGCCAAAAAACCAAAAGGTTACGGAATAGAGGCTTCACAATTTGAAAATGTAATTGGCAAAAAACTGACACGAAGTATGTCGAAATGGGATTTTTTAAACGAAAGTGATTTAGAATGA
- a CDS encoding D-isomer specific 2-hydroxyacid dehydrogenase family protein produces MKILITESENFSPKAIAELQKHFEVIQHDFKSIEKLIENIAEVEVLFVRLRFKLTKEILQKATKLKYILTATTGLDHIDVPYFESCGGQVISLKGETDFLNSIPSTAEHTWALLLALLKRIPSSFNDVKLGNWNRDNFKGNNLSGKKIGILGLGRVGKQVANFAQAFGMKVGYFDTTSQINDHKKFSNPEEMFAWADVISIHIPYDEQNKYFVNQELLQNCKENAVLINTSRGNIWDEKFVGQLLQQNKISGIATDVLQDEFNAESLKTNPLIQLANKGYNSIITPHIAGATYESMAMTEEFVTAKFLSIITF; encoded by the coding sequence ATGAAAATTCTAATTACTGAATCTGAAAATTTTAGTCCAAAAGCTATTGCAGAACTTCAAAAACATTTTGAAGTCATTCAGCATGATTTTAAATCAATTGAAAAATTAATAGAGAATATTGCAGAAGTTGAGGTTTTGTTTGTTCGTCTTCGTTTCAAACTTACCAAAGAAATTCTTCAAAAAGCTACCAAACTTAAATATATTTTAACCGCAACAACTGGTTTAGATCATATTGATGTACCCTATTTTGAAAGTTGTGGCGGACAAGTAATTTCATTAAAAGGCGAAACAGATTTCTTAAACTCAATTCCTTCTACGGCAGAACACACTTGGGCTTTACTATTAGCTTTGCTAAAAAGAATTCCTTCTTCATTTAATGATGTGAAACTTGGAAATTGGAATCGCGATAACTTTAAAGGAAATAATCTTTCCGGAAAAAAGATAGGAATCTTAGGTTTAGGAAGAGTAGGAAAGCAAGTAGCTAATTTTGCTCAGGCTTTTGGAATGAAAGTCGGATATTTTGATACAACATCTCAAATTAATGACCATAAGAAATTTTCAAATCCAGAAGAAATGTTCGCTTGGGCTGATGTTATTTCAATTCATATTCCTTATGATGAACAGAACAAATATTTTGTAAATCAAGAACTTTTGCAAAACTGCAAAGAAAACGCAGTGTTAATTAATACTTCGCGCGGGAATATCTGGGACGAAAAATTTGTTGGCCAATTACTTCAGCAAAATAAAATATCAGGTATTGCAACAGATGTTCTTCAAGATGAATTTAATGCCGAAAGTTTAAAAACCAATCCGTTGATACAATTAGCAAATAAAGGATATAATAGTATCATTACGCCTCATATTGCGGGTGCGACTTATGAATCAATGGCAATGACCGAAGAGTTTGTGACGGCCAAATTTTTAAGCATAATAACTTTTTAA
- a CDS encoding glycosyltransferase family 2 protein, with product MNKGFVIIVTYNGMKWIEECLKSVLNSSVSTSIIVIDNNSSDDTVLFIKEKFSDVILLEQKHNLGFGKANNLGMNYALKQNADFVFLLNQDAFLEQNTIENLINSAQINPDFGILSPIQLEYSGKFLEYYFYKFMTEDNSRAFFSDFVLKQDMKSIYDIDFIQAAAWFLPIDTVKKIGGFDPIFYHYGEDNNYCQRVKFHQLNIGVVPNSFIRHDSHKPKKADHKLFSEKYFDNYLRGVYFTYANINNAFGQKEINKELKKSKKLLVRSFVRLNFTKVFGYVKQIRLFKNKIECINNSRATNKKIHINHL from the coding sequence ATGAATAAGGGATTTGTTATTATTGTTACCTACAATGGTATGAAATGGATAGAAGAATGTTTAAAAAGTGTTTTAAACAGTTCTGTTTCAACCTCAATAATTGTTATAGACAACAACAGTTCAGATGATACGGTTTTGTTTATAAAAGAAAAATTTTCGGATGTAATCTTATTAGAACAAAAGCATAATTTAGGTTTTGGTAAAGCAAATAATTTAGGAATGAATTATGCTCTCAAACAAAATGCTGATTTTGTTTTCTTATTAAATCAGGATGCTTTTTTAGAGCAAAATACAATTGAAAATTTAATAAACAGCGCACAAATAAATCCAGACTTTGGAATTTTAAGCCCAATTCAATTAGAGTATTCAGGGAAGTTTTTAGAATATTATTTTTATAAGTTCATGACCGAAGATAACAGCAGAGCTTTTTTTTCTGATTTTGTTTTAAAACAAGATATGAAGTCCATTTACGATATTGACTTTATTCAGGCAGCTGCATGGTTTTTACCTATCGATACAGTAAAAAAAATTGGAGGATTTGATCCCATTTTTTACCATTACGGAGAAGATAATAATTATTGCCAAAGGGTTAAATTTCATCAACTGAATATTGGAGTTGTTCCAAATTCATTTATAAGACATGATAGCCATAAACCTAAAAAAGCGGATCACAAATTGTTTTCAGAAAAGTATTTTGATAACTATTTAAGAGGAGTTTATTTTACTTACGCCAATATCAACAATGCTTTTGGTCAAAAGGAAATTAATAAAGAATTGAAAAAGAGCAAGAAACTCTTAGTCAGAAGTTTTGTTAGATTGAATTTCACAAAAGTCTTTGGATACGTAAAGCAAATTCGCTTATTCAAAAATAAAATTGAATGCATAAATAATAGTAGAGCAACGAATAAAAAGATTCATATAAATCATTTATAA
- a CDS encoding beta-1,6-N-acetylglucosaminyltransferase, with the protein MQNKIKIAYLITAYHEYDHLKRLISALQDNNVSFYIHIDKNSSMPTNLNEFENVHFIKRQIVWWGGWSHQEAILNLMSQAIKQNYDYYSLISGSDYPIKSNQYLYDILEKGGEFISIKEGFPSEMKRGWVKNFYFDLFYRRKPNKPLWKRAILKLEKKISLYFPRENYPFEKVFFGPTWWILSHNTIVYILDFLKSNPQYEKFFKHSFCSEEILIPTIIGNSDIKNLKGNLTYVDWSVHPGPAFISDRHIGVFESEFVKNEIGDNVAFFARKFKNSDQDLLQIIDNQLRSES; encoded by the coding sequence ATGCAAAATAAAATAAAAATAGCTTATCTAATAACCGCATATCACGAATATGATCACCTTAAAAGATTAATTTCTGCACTTCAGGATAATAATGTTTCTTTTTATATTCATATAGATAAAAACTCTTCAATGCCAACTAATTTGAATGAATTTGAAAACGTTCATTTCATTAAAAGACAAATAGTATGGTGGGGAGGATGGTCACATCAAGAAGCTATTCTCAATTTAATGTCTCAAGCCATAAAACAAAATTATGACTATTATTCATTAATAAGCGGGAGCGATTATCCTATAAAAAGCAATCAATATCTATATGACATCTTAGAAAAAGGTGGCGAATTTATAAGCATAAAAGAAGGTTTTCCTTCTGAAATGAAGAGAGGTTGGGTAAAGAATTTTTATTTTGATTTGTTTTACAGAAGAAAACCAAACAAACCGCTTTGGAAAAGAGCAATATTAAAATTGGAAAAAAAAATCAGTTTGTATTTTCCAAGAGAAAACTATCCTTTCGAAAAAGTGTTTTTTGGACCAACTTGGTGGATTTTGAGTCATAATACTATAGTTTATATTTTAGATTTTCTAAAATCGAATCCGCAGTATGAGAAATTTTTTAAACATTCATTTTGTTCAGAAGAGATATTAATACCAACTATTATAGGAAACTCTGATATTAAAAATTTAAAAGGAAATTTGACTTATGTAGATTGGTCAGTTCATCCCGGTCCGGCATTTATTTCAGACAGACATATTGGAGTTTTTGAAAGTGAATTTGTAAAAAATGAGATAGGAGATAATGTTGCTTTTTTTGCCCGAAAATTCAAAAACAGCGATCAGGATTTATTGCAAATTATCGATAATCAATTAAGATCAGAATCATGA
- a CDS encoding acylneuraminate cytidylyltransferase family protein encodes MKVLVVIPARGGSKGVPKKNIKILGDKPLLAHAIDCAKASKKATRIIVSTDCEEIAAVSKEYGSEVILRPTDLATDTSNVVTAVEHVYQELKDEFDIIVLLQPTSPLRTGLDLDNVISFFENDANIQGVISVIPMDDTHPARMYNLGINNEMIPFLEYGETARRQDLDPVYYRNGCFYAVRTTTFFNEKSFMVANKTAYVMDADWLANIDTPRDFKIAEILYKDWKNENSNY; translated from the coding sequence ATGAAAGTTTTGGTTGTCATTCCGGCGCGAGGAGGTTCAAAAGGAGTTCCTAAAAAGAACATCAAAATACTTGGTGATAAACCATTATTGGCGCATGCAATTGATTGCGCCAAAGCTTCAAAAAAAGCAACCCGAATAATTGTTTCAACAGATTGTGAAGAAATTGCTGCAGTATCAAAAGAATATGGAAGTGAAGTTATCTTGAGACCAACAGATTTGGCAACGGATACCAGTAATGTTGTGACCGCTGTAGAACATGTATATCAAGAACTGAAAGACGAGTTTGATATTATCGTGTTATTGCAGCCAACTTCGCCATTAAGAACTGGTCTGGATTTGGATAATGTAATCTCTTTTTTTGAAAACGATGCAAATATTCAAGGTGTAATCAGTGTCATTCCTATGGATGATACACATCCGGCGAGAATGTATAATTTAGGAATTAATAATGAAATGATCCCTTTTCTGGAATATGGAGAAACCGCCAGACGTCAGGATTTAGATCCGGTTTATTATCGAAATGGTTGCTTTTATGCCGTTAGAACAACAACTTTTTTTAATGAAAAATCATTTATGGTAGCCAATAAAACAGCTTATGTTATGGATGCCGATTGGTTAGCAAATATTGACACACCAAGAGATTTTAAAATAGCCGAAATACTTTATAAAGACTGGAAAAATGAAAATTCTAATTACTGA
- a CDS encoding glycosyltransferase family 4 protein, whose product MSKVILISQLPLPFSKIGSWTTLYKNYLEKEHSIDYIVCPEPEEKWNSVKYSFVLNDKLNKLQKRWNKNSYLEYFKALTKIIAPDEKYIIQIIDNFGIVKPLLKFLEEKGLRKNCYIQFFYHGFAPYFENFQGRNFFESIDEMVVLTNDSYLAHKNYYTVLPTRFSVLHNGIDTAKFSPLLPQEKQLLKQNKGVGDKKVFVWCSQDRPKKGLHIILDAWKRVFSTRQDIVLWVIGTEAKNPQAGVEYLGKVPNNEIATYLQMADCYLFPTLWHEGFGLSLIEALHSGNYCIASAIGGVSEVLQYGKLGKLIEKPHFVSEWENAMIEFIENPIEFETIPKNLYSTNNWNLEMNEIISNAKKSLE is encoded by the coding sequence ATGTCCAAAGTAATTTTAATTTCTCAGCTGCCACTTCCTTTTTCTAAAATTGGGAGCTGGACTACTTTGTATAAAAATTATCTGGAGAAGGAACATTCAATTGATTATATTGTTTGCCCGGAACCAGAAGAAAAATGGAATTCTGTAAAGTATAGTTTTGTCTTAAATGATAAACTGAATAAGTTACAAAAGAGATGGAATAAAAATTCATATTTAGAATATTTTAAAGCTTTAACAAAGATTATAGCTCCCGACGAGAAATATATTATTCAGATAATAGACAACTTTGGAATCGTAAAACCATTATTGAAATTTTTAGAAGAAAAAGGTTTACGCAAGAACTGTTATATTCAGTTTTTCTATCATGGTTTTGCACCTTATTTTGAAAATTTTCAAGGACGTAACTTTTTCGAATCTATTGACGAAATGGTTGTCTTAACAAATGATTCCTATTTAGCACATAAAAATTATTATACAGTTTTGCCTACGCGATTTTCGGTTTTACATAACGGAATCGATACCGCAAAATTTTCCCCTCTTTTGCCACAAGAAAAACAACTTTTAAAACAAAATAAAGGAGTTGGTGACAAAAAAGTATTTGTTTGGTGTTCACAAGATCGTCCTAAAAAAGGATTACATATAATATTAGACGCATGGAAACGAGTTTTTTCTACCAGACAAGATATCGTTTTATGGGTAATTGGAACAGAAGCCAAAAATCCTCAGGCTGGAGTTGAATATCTGGGAAAAGTACCAAATAATGAAATTGCGACTTATCTTCAAATGGCAGATTGTTATCTGTTTCCAACCCTTTGGCATGAAGGATTTGGTCTAAGTTTAATCGAAGCATTGCATTCCGGAAATTATTGTATTGCTTCTGCAATAGGCGGAGTTTCTGAAGTTTTGCAATACGGAAAATTAGGTAAACTGATAGAAAAACCACATTTTGTTTCAGAATGGGAAAATGCGATGATTGAATTCATAGAGAATCCTATAGAATTTGAAACTATTCCAAAGAATTTATATTCTACCAATAATTGGAATTTAGAGATGAACGAGATTATTTCAAACGCGAAGAAAAGTTTGGAATAA
- a CDS encoding glycosyltransferase family A protein, giving the protein MRVGFNPHKDKVHTSSDYFHQIIVPVYIPNQEGYFKDSFEILKLCLESLFATINDKTFITIVNNGSCQLIVNYLNNLFEQNKIHEVIHTANIGKLNAVLKGISGNNFSLITISDADVLFLTDWQKATYDVFENFSKAGAVCPTPSSKSLRTHTANVYWDLFFSKKIKFTNVENPEALKKFAHSIGNTDFYNSIQLKKYLTITNKDKKAVVGAGHFVTTYRASIFDDFQSRYTNYKLGGDSESQFLDIPVVKKGFWRLSTSNNYSYHMGNVTEEWMSTEVNQLQKNNNESICPISKTKSSSYFSYFIKNRLFAKFIMNKKIMKHFLIWKGLSKEESNNYM; this is encoded by the coding sequence ATGCGAGTAGGTTTTAATCCACATAAAGACAAAGTTCATACTTCATCTGATTATTTTCATCAGATTATTGTTCCTGTTTATATACCCAATCAAGAAGGTTATTTTAAAGATAGTTTTGAGATTTTGAAACTCTGTTTAGAGTCACTTTTTGCTACAATTAATGATAAAACATTCATTACAATTGTAAATAATGGCAGTTGTCAATTAATAGTCAATTACCTGAACAATTTATTTGAACAGAATAAAATTCACGAAGTAATTCATACTGCCAATATCGGAAAACTTAATGCAGTTTTAAAAGGTATTTCAGGTAATAATTTTTCTCTAATAACGATTTCAGATGCAGATGTTTTGTTTTTAACAGATTGGCAAAAAGCTACATATGATGTTTTTGAGAATTTTTCAAAAGCAGGCGCGGTTTGTCCAACGCCTTCTTCAAAATCACTGCGAACTCATACAGCAAATGTGTATTGGGATTTGTTTTTTTCTAAAAAAATAAAATTCACAAATGTTGAGAATCCAGAAGCATTAAAGAAATTTGCACACAGTATAGGAAATACTGATTTCTATAATTCGATACAATTAAAAAAATATCTGACAATAACCAATAAAGATAAAAAGGCAGTTGTTGGAGCAGGACACTTTGTAACAACTTATAGAGCTTCTATTTTTGATGATTTTCAAAGTCGATACACAAATTATAAACTTGGAGGCGATAGCGAATCGCAATTTTTAGATATACCGGTTGTTAAAAAAGGTTTTTGGAGATTATCTACTTCAAATAATTACAGCTATCATATGGGAAATGTGACAGAAGAGTGGATGTCTACAGAAGTAAATCAATTACAAAAAAATAATAACGAAAGTATTTGTCCAATCTCAAAAACAAAATCAAGTTCATATTTCTCTTATTTTATTAAAAACAGATTGTTTGCCAAGTTTATAATGAATAAAAAAATTATGAAACATTTTCTAATCTGGAAAGGGCTTTCAAAAGAAGAATCTAATAATTACATGTGA